The genome window ACGGCAGCTGCAACAATCTCAATACTATTTGCCGTGGCGGTAGCGACTAAGCCTATTGCTTCAGCTTCACCTTTTGCTCTGTTAACTTGATCTGTATAAGAAGCTTCTGAATTCAGTACGATTTGTGCTTTTTCACCTTCTGCATGGTTAATTTTTGCTTGCCTATTACCTTCCGATTCTAGAATTTGAGCTCTTTTTTGACGCTCTGCCGCTACTTGCAATTCCATAGCTTTAAGTATAGTTTGCGGAGGTTGAATATCTTTAATTTCATAACGCATACATTGTATGCCCCAATTTATAGCAGCCTGATTAATAGCTGCTACAATTGCTACGTTTAAAGTTTCGCGCTCTTCAAAAGTTCTATCTAAAGGGAGTTTACCGATTTCCGAACGCATAGTAGTTTGAGCAAGCTGCGTTATAGCATAGTAAGGATTATTAACACCGTAAGACGCTGCCATCGGATCAATAATTTTAACATATAAAACACCGTCGATAGATAATGTTACGTTATCGTTTGAAATAGCTGTTTGAGCGGTAACGTCTATAGCTTCTTCTTTTAAAGTATGTTTGTATGCTACTCTCTGAATGACAGGGATTAGTAAATTTAAACCAGGTTGTAGTACTTTGTCAAATTTTCCAAGTTTTTCTACTACCCATGCTTGTTGTTGAGGTACAACTTTAACCATTTGTATTATAACTAAAATCGCTATAATACTGAAAATTAATAATGCATATTCCATAA of Rickettsia tillamookensis contains these proteins:
- a CDS encoding SPFH domain-containing protein; amino-acid sequence: MEYALLIFSIIAILVIIQMVKVVPQQQAWVVEKLGKFDKVLQPGLNLLIPVIQRVAYKHTLKEEAIDVTAQTAISNDNVTLSIDGVLYVKIIDPMAASYGVNNPYYAITQLAQTTMRSEIGKLPLDRTFEERETLNVAIVAAINQAAINWGIQCMRYEIKDIQPPQTILKAMELQVAAERQKRAQILESEGNRQAKINHAEGEKAQIVLNSEASYTDQVNRAKGEAEAIGLVATATANSIEIVAAAVQKTGGSDAVALKIAEQYISAFGNLAKDTNTVILPANLSEPSSFVTGALTIFNQLKASSEKKIDK